In Microbacterium foliorum, the following proteins share a genomic window:
- a CDS encoding COX15/CtaA family protein, translating into MPQPTISSPAIAPTSTHAILWGRALRVFAWLSFLAQTIIIGTGGAVRLTGSGLGCSEWPLCTPESLVPIYADQGIHGIIEFGNRVMTGVVGIIALAVLLLVLARVGGRLLVFSALRFAAAGIVAAVITFVIVSLFSLPATPFAMGALLIAVIAAMVRSVRLTTERRDLVILAWIVLLGVVAQALVGGITVLTGLNPFIVGFHYVSSLLLVCVTAAFLVRLYGQPGPRDRAVPKWFAILSHVTGLALAVTIVFGVLTTGSGPHSGDADVLRHGFDATVLAHVHAWPGYILAALVATLTISAWVLRLEPRKWLLVLVIAILVQVGVGIWQAREGLPPLLVGIHMVLASLSAAAYTVVALHLKKPVAPQE; encoded by the coding sequence ATGCCCCAGCCCACGATCTCGTCCCCCGCGATCGCACCGACGTCGACGCATGCGATCCTCTGGGGACGAGCGCTCCGCGTGTTCGCCTGGCTGTCTTTCCTGGCTCAGACGATCATCATCGGCACCGGCGGCGCAGTGCGCCTCACCGGATCCGGACTCGGCTGCTCCGAGTGGCCGCTCTGCACCCCCGAGTCGCTCGTGCCGATCTATGCCGACCAGGGAATCCACGGCATCATCGAGTTCGGCAACCGCGTCATGACGGGCGTCGTCGGCATCATCGCCCTCGCCGTACTGCTGCTCGTGCTCGCACGTGTCGGCGGCCGTCTCCTGGTCTTCTCCGCCCTGCGGTTCGCGGCTGCCGGCATCGTCGCCGCCGTCATCACCTTCGTGATCGTGTCGCTGTTCTCCCTTCCGGCGACTCCGTTCGCCATGGGCGCTCTGCTCATCGCCGTGATCGCAGCCATGGTGCGATCAGTCCGGTTGACGACCGAACGACGTGATCTCGTCATCCTCGCCTGGATCGTCCTGCTCGGAGTGGTCGCACAGGCGCTCGTCGGCGGCATCACCGTGCTCACCGGCCTTAACCCCTTCATCGTCGGGTTCCACTACGTGTCCTCCCTGCTGCTGGTGTGCGTCACCGCGGCGTTCCTGGTGCGTCTCTACGGGCAGCCGGGCCCGAGGGATCGCGCGGTACCGAAGTGGTTCGCGATCCTGAGCCACGTCACGGGCCTGGCTCTCGCCGTCACGATCGTCTTCGGTGTGCTCACCACCGGTTCGGGCCCGCATTCGGGTGATGCCGACGTGCTGCGTCACGGGTTCGACGCCACCGTGCTGGCGCACGTGCACGCGTGGCCCGGATACATCCTCGCCGCGCTCGTCGCCACGCTCACGATCTCCGCGTGGGTGCTGCGCCTCGAGCCCCGCAAATGGCTGCTCGTGCTCGTGATCGCGATCCTCGTGCAGGTCGGTGTCGGCATCTGGCAGGCACGTGAGGGCCTCCCTCCCCTGCTCGTCGGCATCCACATGGTGCTCGCGTCGCTCTCGGCAGCGGCGTACACGGTCGTGGCGCTGCACCTGAAGAAGCCGGTCGCGCCCCAGGAGTGA
- a CDS encoding heme o synthase: protein MSDQTVVKKSIGRTVKAYVALTKPRVLELLLVSTVPVMFLAQGGLPDLWLVLATVIGGSLSAGSAAAFNMYLDRDIDAHMHRTENRPLVTGEITPRGALIFSWTLAVVSTVWLWFTTNWLAATLSASAIFFYVVIYTMILKRRTEQNIIWGGIAGCFPVLIGWAAVTGSLDWPAFILFALIFLWTPPHYWPLSMKYKDDYEDVDVPMLGVTRNASQVGLQVILYAWATVACSLLLIPIANMGLVYGVSAAVFGGWFIYESHRLYNQAVRGNEARPMRVFHASITYLTLIFVAVAVDPLLPF from the coding sequence ATGTCTGATCAGACCGTTGTGAAGAAGTCCATCGGTCGCACCGTGAAGGCGTATGTCGCCCTCACCAAGCCGCGCGTCCTCGAACTGCTGCTGGTGTCGACCGTCCCGGTGATGTTCCTCGCCCAGGGCGGCCTGCCCGACCTGTGGCTGGTCCTCGCCACCGTGATCGGCGGATCGCTGAGCGCCGGGTCCGCCGCGGCGTTCAACATGTATCTCGACCGCGACATCGACGCACATATGCATCGCACCGAGAACCGTCCGCTCGTCACGGGTGAGATCACCCCGCGGGGCGCTCTGATCTTCTCGTGGACCCTGGCCGTGGTCTCGACCGTGTGGCTGTGGTTCACGACGAACTGGCTGGCGGCGACTCTGTCGGCATCCGCCATCTTCTTCTACGTCGTGATCTACACGATGATCCTCAAGCGCCGCACCGAGCAGAACATCATCTGGGGCGGCATCGCCGGATGCTTCCCCGTGCTCATCGGCTGGGCTGCGGTCACCGGTTCGCTCGACTGGCCGGCGTTCATCCTCTTCGCGCTCATCTTCCTCTGGACGCCGCCGCACTACTGGCCGCTCTCGATGAAGTACAAGGACGACTACGAAGACGTCGACGTGCCCATGCTCGGCGTCACCCGCAACGCCTCGCAGGTCGGACTCCAGGTCATCCTGTATGCCTGGGCCACCGTCGCCTGCTCGCTGCTGCTGATCCCGATCGCGAACATGGGCCTCGTCTACGGCGTCTCAGCTGCCGTGTTCGGCGGCTGGTTCATCTACGAGTCGCACCGTCTGTACAACCAGGCGGTGCGAGGCAACGAGGCGCGGCCGATGCGAGTCTTCCACGCCTCGATCACCTACTTGACGCTGATCTTCGTGGCCGTCGCGGTCGACCCGCTGCTGCCGTTCTGA
- the tkt gene encoding transketolase, whose translation MSELQWDEIDRRAVDTARLLAADAVEKVGNGHPGTAMSLAPAAYLLYQRVLRHDPTDTDWLGRDRFILSVGHSSLTQYVQLYLGGFGLELDDLKALRTWGSLTPGHPEYGHTKGVEITTGPLGQGLASAVGFAYAARYERGLFDPEAEAGTSPFDHFVYVIAGDGDLQEGVTSEASSLAGHQELGNLIAIYDSNQISIEDDTNVAFTEDVAKRYEAYGWQVQTVDWKKTGEYVEDVAELHAAIEAAKGETSKPSLIILKTIIGWPSPGKQNSGKIHGSALGGDELAATKKVLGFDADEHFAIADDVIAHTRGLADRAAEERAAWQQSFDAWAAANPERKALLDRLEAKELPADITSALPVFESGKDVSTRAASGQVINALAAELPELWGGSADLAESNLTTIKDSKSFIPAEWSTHEWSGDPYGRVLHFGIREHAMGAIINGIVLHGPTRAFGGTFLIFSDYMRPPVRLAALMNVPSIFVWTHDSVALGEDGPTHQPVEQIATLRAIPNFTLVRPADANETSAAWLEILRRHEGPAGIALTRQNIPVFERGQGSAEGDVFASTDGVAKGAYVLAEAPNGAPDVIIIATGSEVQLAVDARAALAEEGVNVRVVSAPSLEWFDEQDEAYRESVLPKAITARVSVEAGSVLSWRGIVGDRGRSVGIDHFGASADYKTLFQKFGITTEAVIAAARETIKENA comes from the coding sequence GTGTCGGAATTGCAGTGGGATGAGATCGACCGACGCGCGGTGGACACCGCGCGTCTTCTGGCTGCGGATGCCGTGGAGAAGGTCGGCAACGGCCACCCCGGCACCGCGATGAGCCTGGCTCCGGCCGCGTATCTCCTCTACCAGCGGGTGCTCCGTCACGACCCGACCGACACCGACTGGCTCGGCCGCGACCGCTTCATCCTCTCGGTCGGACACTCTTCGCTCACCCAGTACGTCCAGCTCTACCTGGGCGGCTTCGGCCTCGAGCTCGACGACCTCAAGGCGCTCCGCACCTGGGGCTCGCTCACCCCCGGCCACCCCGAGTACGGCCACACCAAGGGCGTAGAGATCACCACCGGCCCGCTCGGCCAGGGGCTCGCTTCCGCGGTGGGCTTCGCCTACGCCGCTCGCTACGAGCGCGGGCTCTTCGACCCCGAGGCTGAGGCGGGCACCAGCCCGTTCGACCACTTCGTCTACGTGATCGCGGGCGACGGCGACCTCCAGGAGGGCGTCACCAGCGAGGCCTCCTCGCTGGCCGGCCACCAGGAGCTCGGCAACCTCATCGCGATCTACGACTCCAACCAGATCTCGATCGAGGACGACACGAACGTCGCCTTCACCGAAGACGTCGCGAAGCGCTACGAGGCATACGGCTGGCAGGTCCAGACCGTCGACTGGAAGAAGACGGGCGAGTACGTCGAGGACGTCGCCGAGCTGCATGCTGCGATCGAGGCCGCCAAGGGCGAGACCTCGAAGCCGTCGCTCATCATCCTGAAGACGATCATCGGCTGGCCGTCGCCCGGCAAGCAGAACTCCGGCAAGATCCACGGATCCGCCCTGGGCGGCGACGAGCTCGCCGCGACCAAGAAGGTCCTCGGATTCGACGCCGACGAGCACTTCGCGATCGCCGACGATGTGATCGCGCACACCCGCGGTCTCGCCGATCGCGCCGCCGAGGAGCGTGCCGCGTGGCAGCAGTCGTTCGACGCGTGGGCCGCGGCCAACCCCGAACGCAAGGCCCTCCTCGATCGTCTCGAGGCCAAGGAGCTGCCTGCGGACATCACCTCCGCTCTCCCCGTCTTCGAGAGCGGCAAGGACGTATCGACCCGTGCGGCGTCCGGCCAGGTCATCAACGCTCTAGCGGCCGAGCTCCCCGAGCTCTGGGGCGGATCCGCCGACCTCGCCGAATCGAACCTCACCACGATCAAGGATTCCAAGTCCTTCATCCCCGCAGAGTGGTCGACGCACGAGTGGTCGGGTGACCCGTATGGCCGCGTGCTGCACTTCGGCATCCGCGAGCACGCCATGGGCGCGATCATCAACGGCATCGTGCTGCACGGCCCGACGCGCGCATTCGGCGGCACGTTCCTGATCTTCAGCGACTACATGCGCCCGCCGGTGCGTCTGGCCGCGCTGATGAACGTGCCCAGCATCTTCGTCTGGACGCACGACTCGGTGGCCCTCGGCGAGGACGGTCCGACCCATCAGCCGGTCGAGCAGATCGCCACGCTGCGCGCCATCCCGAACTTCACCCTGGTGCGCCCTGCTGACGCCAACGAGACCTCGGCCGCCTGGCTCGAGATCCTCCGCCGTCACGAGGGACCGGCCGGTATCGCTCTGACGCGTCAGAACATCCCGGTGTTCGAGCGCGGACAGGGCTCGGCTGAGGGCGATGTCTTCGCCTCGACCGACGGCGTCGCGAAGGGCGCCTACGTCCTCGCCGAGGCTCCGAACGGCGCGCCGGACGTGATCATCATCGCGACCGGTTCCGAGGTGCAGCTCGCGGTCGACGCACGCGCAGCCCTCGCGGAAGAAGGCGTGAACGTGCGCGTCGTCTCCGCTCCGTCGCTCGAGTGGTTCGACGAGCAGGACGAGGCCTACCGCGAGTCGGTCCTTCCCAAGGCCATCACCGCCCGCGTCTCGGTCGAGGCCGGTTCGGTGCTCAGCTGGCGCGGGATCGTTGGCGACCGCGGCCGCTCGGTCGGCATCGACCACTTCGGCGCATCCGCCGACTACAAGACCCTGTTCCAGAAGTTCGGTATCACCACCGAGGCCGTCATCGCGGCCGCACGCGAGACCATCAAGGAGAACGCATGA
- the tal gene encoding transaldolase: MSTPTADLAAAGVSIWLDDLSRTRISSGNLAELIETRNVVGVTTNPTIFANAITDKNNTSYDAQVTELAASGATAEEAVFAATTQDVAAALDIFRPVWEKSGHVDGRVSIEVSPDLAHDTEGTVEQAKKLWAKVDRPNLLVKIPATKAGLPAITEAIASGISVNVTLIFSLERYAEVIDAYLAGLERAHSADFDLSSIHSVASFFVSRVDTETDKRLSAIGTDEAEALKSKAGLANARLAYELFEQKFAEKRAQDLIKLGANAQRPLWASTGVKDPALPDTLYVTELVAKDVVNTMPEKTLEATFDHGVVTGDTITGGYEDARAVFAGLDALGIDFTDVTQVLEDEGVAKFIDSWHDLLTQVAEGLEAQR, encoded by the coding sequence ATGAGCACCCCCACCGCAGACCTCGCAGCAGCCGGTGTCAGCATCTGGCTCGACGACCTGTCGCGCACCCGCATCTCCTCCGGCAACCTCGCCGAGCTGATCGAGACCCGCAACGTCGTCGGCGTCACGACCAACCCGACGATCTTCGCCAACGCGATCACCGACAAGAACAACACGTCGTACGACGCGCAGGTCACCGAGCTCGCCGCATCGGGCGCCACGGCCGAGGAAGCCGTCTTCGCCGCGACCACGCAGGACGTCGCCGCCGCTCTCGACATCTTCCGCCCCGTGTGGGAGAAGTCGGGCCACGTCGACGGCCGCGTCTCGATCGAGGTCTCCCCCGACCTCGCGCACGACACCGAGGGCACCGTCGAACAGGCCAAGAAGCTGTGGGCCAAGGTCGACCGCCCCAACCTGCTCGTCAAGATCCCCGCGACGAAGGCGGGCCTGCCCGCGATCACCGAGGCGATCGCGTCGGGCATCAGCGTCAACGTGACCCTGATCTTCAGCCTGGAGCGCTACGCCGAGGTCATCGACGCGTACCTGGCCGGGCTCGAGCGCGCGCACAGCGCCGACTTCGACCTGTCGAGCATCCACTCCGTCGCGTCGTTCTTCGTCTCGCGCGTCGACACCGAGACCGACAAGCGTCTCTCGGCGATCGGCACCGACGAGGCCGAGGCGCTCAAGAGCAAGGCCGGACTCGCGAACGCCCGTCTCGCCTACGAGCTCTTCGAGCAGAAGTTCGCCGAGAAGCGTGCGCAGGACCTCATCAAGCTCGGCGCGAACGCCCAGCGCCCGCTGTGGGCATCGACCGGCGTCAAGGACCCGGCACTGCCCGACACGCTCTACGTCACCGAGCTCGTCGCGAAGGACGTCGTCAACACGATGCCCGAGAAGACGCTCGAGGCGACCTTCGACCACGGCGTCGTCACCGGAGACACCATAACGGGCGGCTACGAGGATGCTCGCGCGGTGTTCGCAGGCCTTGACGCTCTCGGGATCGACTTCACCGACGTCACGCAGGTGCTCGAGGACGAGGGTGTCGCCAAGTTCATCGACTCGTGGCACGACCTCCTGACGCAGGTGGCCGAGGGCCTCGAGGCGCAGCGATGA
- a CDS encoding glucose-6-phosphate isomerase: MTFAIHASGAARVAIDETVPALVHDLVASRVTGGDAALWGPAAESEASIRLGWVEAVSVSRPLVAEIVALRADLHAKGVTRVVLAGMGGSSLAPEVIAQTAGVPLTILDSTAPGQVLAALDEGLQSTVLVVSSKSGSTVETDSQRRTFEAAFRDVGIDPLERIIVVTDPGSPLDVSAREAGYRVFNADPNVGGRYSALTAFGLVPTGLAGADIDELLDEAEASLLEVAIDSADNPALRLAAAISATVPRRDKLGLITDGTHINGLPDWIEQLIAESTGKDGTGILPVVLLPVSPELDSQPSDLQIVRLVDDANEFHLRERHEGEILVSGSLGAQLIVWEYATAIAGYLLGINPFDQPDVESAKVAARGLLDARPAPTAPAFVENGVEVRVSDPALAASGTVEGVLDALWAALPADGYVSIQAYVNRLDVPQLPGLRELVAADSGRPTTFGWGPRFLHSTGQYHKGGPAQGVFLQILERTDVDLEIPERPFTFGQLIEAQAAGDAAVLAEHGRPVVSLTITDSSADVLTLFEAAQK; this comes from the coding sequence ATGACCTTTGCGATCCACGCCTCTGGCGCGGCTCGGGTTGCGATCGACGAGACGGTTCCCGCTCTCGTCCACGACCTCGTCGCCTCGCGAGTGACCGGTGGCGACGCGGCCCTGTGGGGCCCGGCAGCCGAGTCCGAGGCATCGATCCGCCTCGGCTGGGTCGAGGCGGTATCCGTCTCACGCCCTCTGGTCGCTGAGATCGTCGCACTGCGCGCCGATCTGCACGCGAAGGGTGTGACGCGGGTCGTGCTCGCGGGCATGGGCGGCTCGTCGCTCGCCCCCGAAGTGATCGCCCAGACCGCCGGCGTCCCGCTGACGATCCTCGACTCGACTGCTCCCGGTCAGGTGCTCGCCGCGCTCGACGAGGGCCTGCAGAGCACCGTGCTCGTGGTGTCGTCGAAGTCGGGATCGACCGTCGAGACCGACTCGCAGCGCCGCACGTTCGAAGCTGCGTTCCGCGACGTGGGCATCGATCCGCTCGAGCGCATCATCGTGGTCACCGACCCGGGCTCGCCGCTCGACGTCTCCGCTCGTGAAGCCGGCTACCGCGTGTTCAACGCCGACCCGAACGTGGGGGGCCGTTACTCCGCTCTCACGGCCTTCGGGCTCGTGCCTACCGGCCTCGCCGGAGCTGACATCGATGAGCTTCTCGACGAGGCAGAGGCCTCGCTGCTCGAGGTCGCGATCGATTCGGCCGACAACCCTGCACTGCGCCTGGCCGCGGCGATCTCCGCCACGGTGCCTCGTCGCGACAAGCTAGGCCTGATCACCGACGGCACGCACATCAACGGCCTGCCCGACTGGATCGAGCAGCTCATCGCCGAGTCCACAGGCAAGGACGGCACCGGCATCCTGCCCGTCGTGCTGCTGCCCGTGTCGCCCGAGCTCGACTCCCAGCCGTCCGATCTGCAGATCGTGCGGCTCGTCGACGATGCGAACGAGTTCCACCTGCGCGAGCGGCACGAGGGCGAGATCCTCGTCAGCGGTTCGCTGGGTGCGCAGCTCATCGTCTGGGAGTACGCGACGGCGATCGCCGGCTACCTGCTCGGCATCAATCCCTTCGATCAGCCCGACGTCGAGTCGGCGAAGGTGGCGGCTCGAGGTCTGCTCGATGCCCGCCCGGCGCCGACCGCTCCCGCATTCGTCGAGAACGGCGTCGAGGTTCGCGTGTCCGACCCCGCTCTGGCGGCGTCCGGAACCGTCGAGGGCGTGCTCGACGCACTGTGGGCGGCGCTGCCGGCAGACGGCTACGTGTCGATCCAGGCATACGTCAACCGGCTCGACGTCCCGCAGCTGCCGGGGCTCCGCGAGCTGGTCGCCGCCGACTCCGGTCGGCCGACCACGTTCGGTTGGGGACCCCGGTTCCTGCACTCCACCGGCCAGTATCACAAGGGCGGTCCGGCGCAGGGCGTGTTCCTGCAGATCCTGGAGCGCACCGACGTCGATCTCGAGATCCCTGAGCGACCGTTCACGTTCGGCCAGCTCATCGAGGCACAGGCAGCCGGCGATGCCGCCGTCCTGGCCGAGCACGGCCGTCCGGTCGTCTCCCTGACGATCACCGATTCGTCGGCCGACGTCCTCACCCTCTTCGAAGCCGCACAGAAGTAA
- the zwf gene encoding glucose-6-phosphate dehydrogenase, producing MSVPISRGHNPLRDPDDRRLNRIAGPSALVIFGVTGDLSRKKLMPAVYDLANRGLLPPGFALVGFARRDWEDQDFAQVVYDAVKQHARTPFREETWAQLLQGIRFVSGEFDNPESFRKLRETVDQLDVERGTMGNHAFYLSIPPKDFPLVAKQLKDSGLVGANDDDDERWRRVVIEKPFGHDLESARELNAALEVAFSADSIFRIDHYLGKETVQNILALRFANELYEPIWNRNYVDHVQITMAEDIGVGGRAGYYDGVGAARDVIQNHLLQLLALTAMEEPISLSAEHLRAEKEKVLAAVHVPDDLSLATARGQYAGGWQGGEQVTGFLDEEGMNPESATETYAAIKLEIDTRRWAGVPFYLRTGKRLGRRVTEVAVVFKKAPEHLFGRSNTSELGQNALVIRVQPDEGVTIRFGSKVPGNGTNVRDVTMDFGYGHAFTEASPEAYERLILDVLLGDPPLFPRHEEVELSWKILDPVEKYWAAEGGPVDQYAPGSWGPASADDLLARDGRVWRRP from the coding sequence ATGTCTGTTCCCATCTCGCGCGGGCACAACCCGCTGCGTGACCCCGATGATCGCCGCCTCAACCGGATCGCGGGGCCCAGTGCACTCGTGATCTTCGGTGTGACCGGAGACCTGTCACGCAAGAAGCTCATGCCCGCTGTCTACGACCTCGCCAACCGCGGGCTCCTGCCACCCGGATTCGCTCTCGTCGGCTTCGCCCGACGCGACTGGGAGGACCAGGACTTCGCGCAGGTCGTCTACGACGCGGTCAAGCAGCATGCGCGCACGCCGTTCCGCGAGGAGACCTGGGCGCAGCTTCTCCAGGGCATCCGCTTCGTCTCGGGTGAGTTCGACAACCCCGAGTCGTTCCGCAAGCTCCGTGAGACCGTCGACCAGCTCGACGTCGAACGCGGCACGATGGGCAACCACGCGTTCTACCTGTCGATCCCGCCGAAGGACTTCCCTCTCGTCGCGAAGCAGCTCAAGGACTCGGGTCTCGTTGGAGCGAACGACGATGACGACGAGCGCTGGCGCCGTGTCGTGATCGAGAAGCCGTTCGGCCACGACCTCGAGTCCGCGCGCGAGCTCAACGCCGCCCTCGAAGTGGCGTTCTCGGCCGACTCCATCTTCCGCATCGACCACTACCTCGGCAAGGAGACGGTCCAGAACATCCTGGCACTGCGCTTCGCGAACGAGCTGTACGAGCCGATCTGGAACCGCAACTACGTCGACCACGTGCAGATCACCATGGCCGAGGACATCGGCGTCGGAGGCCGTGCCGGCTACTACGACGGTGTCGGCGCCGCGCGCGACGTCATCCAGAATCACCTGCTGCAGTTGCTCGCGCTCACCGCCATGGAAGAGCCGATCAGCCTGTCTGCCGAGCATCTGCGTGCCGAGAAGGAGAAGGTGCTGGCCGCGGTGCACGTGCCCGACGACCTCTCCCTCGCGACCGCGCGCGGGCAGTACGCGGGCGGCTGGCAGGGCGGCGAGCAGGTCACCGGCTTCCTCGACGAGGAAGGCATGAATCCTGAGTCGGCCACCGAGACCTACGCCGCGATCAAGCTCGAGATCGACACCCGCCGCTGGGCCGGTGTGCCGTTCTACCTGCGCACCGGAAAGCGCCTCGGCCGTCGCGTGACCGAGGTCGCCGTCGTCTTCAAGAAGGCGCCGGAGCACCTGTTCGGCCGTTCGAACACGTCGGAGCTCGGCCAGAACGCGCTCGTGATCCGCGTGCAGCCGGATGAGGGTGTCACGATCCGCTTCGGCTCCAAGGTGCCGGGCAACGGAACCAACGTGCGCGACGTCACCATGGACTTCGGCTACGGCCACGCGTTCACCGAGGCGAGCCCCGAGGCATACGAGCGACTGATCCTCGACGTCCTGCTGGGCGATCCGCCGCTGTTCCCGCGTCACGAAGAGGTCGAGCTCTCCTGGAAGATCCTCGACCCCGTGGAGAAGTACTGGGCAGCCGAGGGCGGCCCGGTCGACCAGTACGCACCCGGTTCATGGGGTCCGGCATCCGCCGACGACCTCCTTGCCCGTGACGGACGAGTCTGGAGACGCCCATGA
- a CDS encoding glucose-6-phosphate dehydrogenase assembly protein OpcA: protein MIIDLPDTTVSQVAKHLVKVREEGGAVALGRVLTLIISARNGVAEAAIDAANDASREHPMRVIVLTTGEGDARLDAQIRVGGDAGASEVVVLRAYGDAASNEESLVTGLLLPDAPVVAWWPEEAPTSPAASPLGKIAQRRITDAATAPDVRDRLAQLGATHAPGDTDLAWTRLTHWREQLAAVLDQPPFEEVTAVEVRGGSASPSTALLAAWLQMALDIPVKWSYEDPEHWQEGIKSVRLHRSSGDILLERPTPGVAVLTQPDQPDHDLHLPRRTLRECLAEELRRLDPDVLYGRVITEGWEKLGPPETGE, encoded by the coding sequence ATGATCATCGACCTTCCCGACACGACCGTCAGCCAGGTCGCCAAGCATCTCGTCAAGGTGCGCGAAGAAGGCGGTGCTGTCGCGCTCGGCCGTGTGCTCACGCTGATCATCTCGGCCCGCAACGGTGTCGCCGAAGCCGCGATCGACGCGGCCAACGACGCGTCACGCGAGCACCCCATGCGCGTCATCGTGCTCACCACGGGCGAGGGCGACGCCAGACTCGACGCGCAGATCCGCGTCGGTGGCGACGCCGGAGCCTCTGAGGTGGTCGTACTCCGCGCCTACGGAGACGCCGCGAGCAACGAAGAGAGCCTCGTCACCGGACTGCTTCTGCCCGACGCCCCGGTCGTCGCCTGGTGGCCCGAAGAGGCACCGACGTCTCCGGCCGCGTCGCCGCTCGGCAAGATCGCGCAGCGACGCATCACCGATGCGGCGACGGCACCCGACGTGCGCGATCGCCTCGCGCAGCTCGGGGCGACGCATGCTCCGGGAGACACCGATCTCGCGTGGACGCGACTCACCCATTGGCGGGAGCAGCTGGCGGCAGTGCTCGACCAGCCCCCGTTCGAAGAGGTCACCGCCGTCGAGGTTCGCGGTGGGTCCGCCTCGCCGTCGACGGCCCTGCTGGCCGCGTGGTTGCAGATGGCCCTCGATATCCCGGTCAAATGGTCGTACGAAGACCCGGAGCACTGGCAGGAGGGCATCAAGTCGGTGCGGCTTCACCGCTCGTCCGGTGACATCCTGCTCGAGCGCCCGACGCCCGGCGTGGCAGTGCTGACGCAGCCTGATCAGCCCGATCACGACCTCCACCTCCCCCGCCGCACCCTGCGCGAGTGCCTCGCCGAGGAGCTGCGTCGCCTCGACCCCGACGTCCTGTACGGTCGAGTCATCACCGAGGGCTGGGAGAAGCTGGGTCCGCCCGAGACAGGAGAATGA
- the pgl gene encoding 6-phosphogluconolactonase, producing the protein MSTQTASAEKRVVVESTPAALAASVADRFLTRLRARTRNGRIAHIALTGGSMGGAVLRATRDDPRSAQIDWSLVHFWWGDERFVARNDADRNAVQSREALLDHIPVPAENVHEVAAAGESLTLDEAAAAYAAELARYGTDDHPWPSFAVCFLGVGPDGHIASLFPDRPEVTVTDAAALPVRDSPKPPPERVTLTRPVLNASKRVWLVLTGADKASALGLALAGASYTNVPAAGAKGRKRTVFFVDEAAASEVSPDLIDPAY; encoded by the coding sequence ATGTCGACGCAGACAGCATCCGCTGAGAAGCGGGTCGTGGTCGAGTCCACGCCCGCGGCACTCGCCGCGAGCGTGGCCGATCGGTTCCTGACGCGCCTGCGTGCCCGCACGCGAAACGGCCGCATCGCTCATATCGCCCTCACGGGCGGTTCGATGGGCGGCGCGGTGCTGCGGGCGACGCGCGACGACCCTCGGTCGGCTCAGATCGACTGGTCGCTGGTGCACTTCTGGTGGGGCGATGAACGGTTCGTCGCACGTAACGACGCCGATCGCAACGCTGTGCAGTCGCGCGAGGCTCTTCTCGACCACATCCCGGTTCCTGCCGAGAACGTGCACGAGGTCGCTGCAGCGGGCGAGAGCCTGACCCTCGACGAGGCTGCCGCGGCCTACGCGGCAGAGCTCGCTCGCTACGGCACCGACGACCACCCGTGGCCGTCGTTCGCCGTCTGCTTCTTGGGCGTAGGGCCTGACGGCCACATCGCCTCGCTCTTCCCCGATCGCCCCGAGGTCACGGTGACGGATGCCGCCGCGCTGCCGGTGCGAGACTCCCCCAAGCCGCCGCCCGAGCGAGTCACGCTGACGCGCCCGGTGCTCAACGCTTCGAAGCGTGTCTGGCTCGTTCTCACGGGAGCAGACAAGGCGTCGGCGCTCGGCCTCGCCCTTGCCGGTGCGAGCTACACGAACGTTCCCGCGGCCGGGGCTAAGGGGCGCAAGCGCACGGTGTTCTTCGTCGACGAGGCTGCGGCCTCAGAGGTGTCGCCTGATCTGATCGATCCGGCGTACTGA